A genomic region of Phragmites australis chromosome 2, lpPhrAust1.1, whole genome shotgun sequence contains the following coding sequences:
- the LOC133908882 gene encoding protein ULTRAPETALA 1-like, with protein MAAANGGAGAALFSEEDLREVSGLRRGEDFVEVTCGCTSHRYGDAVGRLRVYASGDLEINCECTPGCREDKLTPSAFEKHSGRETAGKWRNTVWVMVQGEKVPLSKTALLKYYYLAHKSTNGSHKGRNGRPSHRDEFIRCTKCGKERRFRLRSKEECHIYHDALAKVNWTCADLTTDSVSCDDEEERATRKVVRGCSRVTSCAGCMKCVCFGCEICRFKDCNCQTCVDFYRNSKE; from the exons ATGGCGGCGGCGAACGGAGGTGCTGGTGCGGCGCTGTTCAGCGAGGAGGATCTGCGGGAGGTTAGCGGGCTGCGCCGTGGGGAGGACTTCGTGGAGGTGACGTGCGGATGCACCAGTCACCGCTACGGCGACGCCGTCGGCCGTCTCCGCGTCTACGCCTCCGGCGACCTGGAGATCAACTGCGAATGCACGCCCGGCTGCCGCGAAG ATAAGTTGACACCTTCTGCCTTTGAGAAGCACTCTGGAAGGGAGACTGCAGGAAAGTGGAGGAACACTGTTTGGGTAATGGTCCAGGGAGAAAAGGTTCCATTGTCAAAGACAGCTCTGCTCAAGTACTACTACTTGGCGCACAAATCCACCAATGGTTCTCATAAAGGTCGCAATGGACGTCCATCGCACCGTGATGAGTTCATCCGCTGTACAAAATGTGGCAAGGAGAGGAGATTCCGGCTCCGGTCCAAAGAAGAGTGCCACATTTATCATGATGCTCTTGCCAAAGTTAACTGGACATGTGCAGATTTGACAACTGATAG CGTCTCCtgcgatgacgaggaggagcgaGCGACCCGCAAGGTGGTGAGGGGCTGCTCCCGGGTCACATCCTGCGCCGGCTGCATGAAGTGCGTGTGCTTCGGGTGCGAGATCTGCCGCTTCAAGGACTGCAACTGCCAGACCTGCGTCGATTTCTACCGCAACTCGAAGGAATAA